Proteins encoded in a region of the Trypanosoma brucei gambiense DAL972 chromosome 11, complete sequence genome:
- a CDS encoding NAD+ synthase, putative, protein MPKEPILHAELREWLEEYRRHRAFNPIAWIEKKCTKLNEYMRNNKLRGCVTNVSGGVDSAVVLSLCSRAQRMEGSPIVRNVGICQPICSSAWALERGRENIRAAGAEEVVVDQTDIHRQLSLSVEAAIGIDGKDFARGQLRSYMRAPVGYYVAQLCSQSGTPTIVMGTGNMDEDGYLGYFCKAGDGVVDVQLISDLHKSEVFKVARELGVPENTLQAAPSADLWDGQTDEEELGFPYDFVELYTGYFLKLNNGEKEVKKKSLSAEARHQFEAYMKSCEETHCRNAHKLNGIVNL, encoded by the coding sequence ATGCCAAAGGAGCCCATTCTTCATGCTGAGTTACGTGAGTGGTTGGAGGAATACCGAAGGCATCGCGCATTCAACCCTATTGCATggattgaaaaaaaatgcaccaAACTGAATGAATACATGCGGAACAATAAGCTACGAGGTTGTGTAACAAATGTTTCTGGTGGTGTGGATTCTGCCGTTGTGTTGTCGCTGTGCTCGCGAGCCCAGCGCATGGAAGGTAGTCCGATCGTGAGAAATGTTGGCATCTGCCAACCGATATGCAGTAGCGCGTGGGCACTTGAACGTGGTCGTGAGAACATTCGTGCTGCCGGTGCGGAGGAGGTTGTAGTGGACCAAACCGATATTCATAGGCAGTTGTCGCTGAGTGTTGAAGCCGCTATTGGCATTGACGGCAAGGACTTTGCGAGGGGACAGTTGCGCAGCTACATGCGTGCCCCTGTCGGGTATTATGTAGCTCAACTGTGTAGCCAGAGTGGAACACCGACCATTGTAATGGGTACAGGCAACATGGACGAGGATGGCTACCTTGGTTACTTTTGCAAGGCGGGTgatggtgttgtggatgTGCAACTCATATCAGACCTGCACAAAAGTGAAGTCTTTAAGGTCGCGCGTGAGCTTGGTGTACCAGAAAATACTCTCCAAGCCGCTCCCTCGGCTGATTTGTGGGATGGACAAACCGATGAGGAAGAGCTCGGCTTTCCATACGATTTTGTGGAGCTTTACACAGGATACTTTTTAAAGCTCAACAACggagaaaaggaggtgaagaagaagtcACTGTCTGCTGAAGCTCGTCACCAGTTTGAGGCATATATGAAAAGTTGTGAAGAAACCCACTGCCGCAACGCCCATAAGTTAAACGGTATTGTGAACCTGTAG